A region of the Cannabis sativa cultivar Pink pepper isolate KNU-18-1 chromosome 3, ASM2916894v1, whole genome shotgun sequence genome:
ttttaacccacttttattttataattttaaaaatagaaaataaaagtgtattttgtaaagttcatttttattttttattttttgattttatttaagtcagaTCTAGGTCCGGGGTCTGGTTCGGGTCAAGAGGTCGGAGccgggtttgagttcgagtttgttcggaatctaaaatattgattaaaaaaaaattattttaaaaaaatattgaaagtgacttgtttttttaaaattgaaaattttgattctcaattataaaattgaaaatttagattctcaattataaaattaaaaagtgaaaatagtTTTACAGAAcaagtttttgaaaaatatttttactttttcaatttacaaaacagaaaactgattaaaaaagtgttatcaaACGCTACCCTAATCTTAAGAAtacaaaattgattaaaaaagtattactaAAGCTaccaaaattataaattatggtgccgtttggtaatacttttatttttaaatttgttaatcACAaagataaaagtaaaatttttgtttttaaaatcttATTTGAAAAAAAGACAAATGTattctataaccacttttgttttttaattttaaaaacaaaaacaaaagtgtgttttgtaaattttattttcattttatttttgttgattttatttaagtcgggtccaAGATCGGGTCTAAGGTTGGGACCGGGGGCGGGTCTAAGTTTGGGACCGAGTTGGAGTTTGATTTTCACAGTCTAAGTTGGAGTCGGaatccaaaatattaattaaaaataaactattaaaaaaaattaaaagtaattttttttgtttttaaaatttagattttttattaaaaaaataaaaaagtaaaaacagttttataaaacataattttaaaaaatattttcactaatctaattttaaaaattaaaaaaactcatTAAAAAAGTCTTATAAAAAACACCCTTATTTTCAGTTTTccaatttatatattttctaaatgagaaaaaaaaaaaaaatatttgtacaTTGTTGTGTTTGTGAGACAAGTCACGCTAAACTCAgccaaattttatttatttattttattttttttaaaaaaaataaaattaaaagtgaaCCCGccatttttttgaaaagagaatttgGTTTCTTGGGAAACAAAAATGGCTGAATTTCCATCTCCTCGTGAACGAGTTGTAGCTTCAGCTCTCCTCCTCCTCTCTACTATGCCTCCCCaaccttcttcctcttcaaattCTTCAATGTCAACCACCGTCATCTTCacattttcatttcatttacaTTTCCATTTACGATGTTGTTATTCGCATCGTCACGCTCTGTTTTTGTTCAATTTGATTGTGCAGGTACGTATTCGAGTTCAACGATGAAGAATCGAATCAATCGAGCGATGTGCGTAATAGCAAGATCAAGAACTGGCGCGGGAGCTTATTTTCGAGTGATTCTAAATCCTGTGATTCCTCTATCTCTACTGATCGGTCGACTGAGGAGATTTCAACACGTTCGGCGATGATCGTTCCTGTTGCATCTGGTCGGAATGAGTTGAGGTTTACGGTAATATAATctttctctctgttttttttttttttgaattactGTTCGATCGAATATTGACGCAAGAACTTGAATCTGGTTTTGAACTCTGGATTTTAGTGAATCTTCGGACGatcattgttgttgttgttagaaTTTCTTGAATTGTGTTTTTCTATCTGAGTTCTCATTCTTGTTCTGCTTTCTGATCAATTTTCTGTTTCTAGTTCGTATATTACTCGAAATTCAAACTCTGCAATTGACTTTGTAGAAATCGAATTCTCCgtttcaaattaattttctagTTCATTTTTTTTAGCTCTGTAGTTCGTTCCAGATTATCTTCGATTTCTCAACagattcttttcttttctttttatattaaattgatGTTCGGATATTTTTTCTCCTTGATCTGATTCGAAATCAAACGAGTTTCGATTATATCTCATTTGAATTGGAGCTCTGTAGAAAATTTGATTCCAAGATTTCTCGTAGGCCTTACGCAAGAATCGATCGAAAATCCACAAGAGCTCAAATAGATGGAAATTCAGCTCAGGCGAGAGCTCGAAGATGACTACGTCATTTGGATCTGGATCCAGAGATGTTTCCTGCCAGTCCAGTAGCACAATTTCTATTTGTAGCGCCGATTCGAGCACGAACAGCCGCTACACGACCGTCGGCAAGGGAAGGCTATCATCTATGGTTCGTGCGGAGCCGAGAAGATTGCATCTCGGCTCGGCTCACATTCGTCGTCGAGCCGAAGGAATTCTGAATTTGCTTTCCTATGGTTCTTACTCCGAAGTAAGCATACGCCAAGTTCTCGGCGACAGTCCAGACACCAGCAAAGCCCTTCGAATGTGAGAAATCTGCCTTACACGTTTCTGATTAAATTATCTCAACTGTTTGATCAAACTAGGTACGGACCACTATGACAATTGGGTCTATATTTTGTGGGTCTGAATACCCACTTGAGTAAATTATATAGAAATATATCAATTATAAATGATTATATTACTGTATATATGGTTCAAAATCAATAACTATTTTGCTTGTACTCAACTCAACAGGCTGTTAAAGCTTGAGGAGGTTAAAAGATCAGGCATAGGAGGGCGTCAGGACCCTTACATTTacaaggtatatatatatatatatatatatatatatattctctttTCATCCTCATTTGCTTAGGCCTTTTACAGAAGTATACCACTTGAATAATATATGCTTGCTTACTATTGAAGTCTagaaaattattgattttttagCAGAAGAAGTTGTGGTGAGTGAGAAGAGAATATATGTTTCCAATATGTGTtgtttattcattttattttgcaGATTGCATCACATTGTAGGAAATAGTGATGATCTGATCATTTACGTACAGCTGAGGTTTTAATTCTTCATTACCCATTAATTGGGGAAATTTTGTTCCTACGGATTGCTATAtgtggaaaaaatatatatatagctgaATATGCCAAATAAGATTAATTTCTGTAAGACTATAGTCTATAGTGATGATTAGAGTTAAGCTTGTATAGTAAGGccctatttttcttttaaaatacaTATGTCCCAGATGTGAAGAATAGACCCTGATATtgaaaattaacaaatatagcATGCATATTGGGAATTGtcagtctatatatatatatcattctaTGTAAGGATTTCAATCTCAAACATACTACTGCATATACACATAGAGTGCTTAGatggtaaatatttattaatttagatcaACTTGACTAACTTATTTTGAAAGAATTAGTTAGCATGGAATTATTTTACCTACGGTGCTATATATCTCACGTGATTCATTGACAATACTTATTTAATTATTGGTGAATT
Encoded here:
- the LOC115711427 gene encoding uncharacterized protein LOC115711427; this translates as MAEFPSPRERVVASALLLLSTMPPQPSSSSNSSMYVFEFNDEESNQSSDVRNSKIKNWRGSLFSSDSKSCDSSISTDRSTEEISTRSAMIVPVASGRNELRFTALRKNRSKIHKSSNRWKFSSGESSKMTTSFGSGSRDVSCQSSSTISICSADSSTNSRYTTVGKGRLSSMVRAEPRRLHLGSAHIRRRAEGILNLLSYGSYSEVSIRQVLGDSPDTSKALRMLLKLEEVKRSGIGGRQDPYIYKIASHCRK